A single Altererythrobacter sp. BO-6 DNA region contains:
- a CDS encoding hydroxyneurosporene dehydrogenase: protein MLPGGYGWWYIDALSADRRHGLTIIAFVGSVFSPYYRASGRHEPENHAALNVALYGPSARWTMTERQSALVRRDRDTLQVGPSAVRWYGDHLQIDIVERDKRLGIPWRRHVRGTVRLYPETLNSTAFALDPEGHHLWHCLAPRARVEVEMTQPELRWSGEAYLDSNFGRESLEEGFRVWHWSRAHLGREAVVCYEGVRRDGSGFASALRFDASGTPHEAELPLVAPLPNTLWQMTRRTRADRGHASVLKTWEDAPFYARSTLASRLYGEQVVAVQESLDLDRFASPVVQFMLPYRMPRKD, encoded by the coding sequence ATCCTACCCGGCGGCTATGGCTGGTGGTATATCGATGCCCTCAGCGCAGACCGAAGGCACGGGCTGACCATCATCGCCTTCGTCGGCAGCGTCTTCTCACCTTATTACAGGGCCAGCGGGCGGCACGAGCCGGAAAACCACGCGGCGCTCAACGTCGCGCTCTATGGGCCGAGCGCGCGCTGGACCATGACCGAGCGGCAGAGCGCATTGGTGCGCCGCGATCGCGACACGTTGCAGGTCGGCCCCAGCGCGGTGCGCTGGTACGGCGACCATCTGCAAATCGACATCGTCGAGCGCGACAAACGGCTTGGCATTCCGTGGCGTCGGCACGTGCGCGGCACGGTGCGGCTCTACCCTGAGACGCTGAATTCGACCGCCTTTGCGCTCGATCCGGAAGGGCACCACCTGTGGCATTGCCTTGCCCCGCGCGCGCGGGTGGAAGTGGAGATGACGCAGCCAGAATTGCGCTGGAGCGGCGAGGCCTATCTCGATTCCAATTTCGGCCGCGAGTCGCTGGAAGAAGGGTTTCGCGTATGGCACTGGTCGCGCGCGCATCTCGGACGCGAGGCAGTCGTCTGCTATGAAGGTGTCCGCCGCGATGGCAGCGGTTTTGCCAGTGCGCTGCGGTTTGATGCCTCGGGCACGCCGCACGAGGCGGAGCTGCCGCTGGTCGCGCCCTTGCCCAATACGCTGTGGCAGATGACGCGCCGGACCCGCGCCGATCGCGGCCATGCCAGCGTGCTCAAGACCTGGGAGGATGCGCCCTTCTATGCCCGCTCGACGCTCGCTTCGCGGCTCTATGGCGAACAGGTGGTGGCGGTGCAGGAAAGCCTCGATCTGGACCGCTTCGCTTCGCCAGTGGTGCAATTCATGCTGCCGTACCGGATGCCCAGAAAGGACTGA
- the bchC gene encoding chlorophyll synthesis pathway protein BchC, protein MDAIAVILDAPKRLSVRQLALNPAGTCDVIVETVWSGISSGTEKLLWSGEMPRFPGMGYPLVPGYESVGRIVDAGADVQERIGEWVFVPGANCYAEARGLFGGTASRLIVPSARALTISESLAEKGVLIALAATALHALGAGDPPELIVGHGVLGRLLARLTIASGAPAPVVWDNKAERRGGARGYVCIAPKDDDRHDYKAIYDASGYAHGLDNLISRLGKRGEIVLAGFYSDRLSFGFAPAFQAEARLRIAAEWTPEDLASTQALVETGALDLDGLISHVQPASEAESAYPAAFNEPDCLKMVLDWSSYT, encoded by the coding sequence ATGGACGCGATCGCGGTGATTCTTGATGCGCCAAAGCGGCTGTCGGTTCGGCAGCTGGCGTTGAATCCCGCGGGTACTTGCGATGTCATTGTCGAAACGGTCTGGAGCGGCATCAGCAGTGGCACCGAAAAGCTGCTGTGGTCCGGCGAAATGCCGCGCTTCCCCGGCATGGGCTATCCGCTGGTGCCGGGATATGAATCGGTTGGCCGGATTGTTGATGCTGGTGCGGATGTGCAGGAGCGGATCGGCGAATGGGTCTTTGTCCCCGGTGCCAATTGCTACGCTGAAGCGCGAGGATTGTTCGGCGGCACAGCCAGCAGGCTGATCGTTCCCTCTGCCCGGGCACTCACCATTTCCGAATCGCTCGCTGAAAAGGGCGTGCTTATCGCTCTCGCTGCAACCGCGCTGCATGCGCTCGGCGCGGGCGACCCGCCCGAACTGATCGTGGGGCATGGCGTGCTGGGGCGCTTGCTGGCGCGGCTCACGATCGCGTCGGGCGCACCGGCGCCGGTCGTGTGGGACAACAAGGCCGAACGGCGCGGCGGCGCGCGCGGCTATGTCTGCATCGCCCCCAAGGATGATGACCGTCACGACTACAAGGCCATTTATGATGCCAGCGGCTATGCCCACGGGCTCGACAACCTGATCTCGCGGCTCGGCAAGCGCGGCGAGATCGTCCTCGCCGGCTTCTATTCCGACCGGCTGAGCTTCGGCTTTGCGCCCGCTTTCCAAGCTGAGGCGCGGCTGCGTATCGCGGCCGAGTGGACGCCCGAGGATCTCGCTTCGACTCAGGCGCTGGTCGAAACCGGCGCGCTCGATCTCGATGGTCTCATCTCGCACGTGCAGCCCGCGAGTGAGGCCGAGTCCGCCTATCCGGCGGCATTCAATGAACCCGACTGTCTCAAGATGGTGTTGGACTGGAGCAGTTACACATGA
- the bchY gene encoding chlorophyllide a reductase subunit Y, which produces MTDLGAPMRERDTLDFGSSEGGACSSKDTMREAARKAGNSDVLDRYAADYPVDPARGPHDQPQSMCPAFGSLRVGLRMQRTATVLSGSACCVYGLTFTSHFYGARRTVGYVPFNSESLVTGKLFEDIKEAVEQLADPANYDTIVVTNLCVPTASGVPLRLLPKAINGVRIIGIDVPGFGIPTHAEAKDVLAGAMLQYARSEAEQGPVAAPKQRSDRPTVTLLGEMFPADPVGLAQLLAPLGLAAGPVVPTREWRELYGALDCAAVAAIHPFYTASVREFEAAGRSVVGSAPVGREGTAAWLDAIGAACGVSQKQIDAAKNGALPAIEAALAAAPIKGRVTVSGYEGSELLVARLLIESGADVPYVGTACPKTRWSDSDREWLEARGVRVQYRASLEQDIAAVDEYRPDLAVGTTPVVQHAKQAGLPAMYFTNLISARPLMGVAGAGSLAQVINAAIGNKERFARMTAFFEGVGKDMSAGVWEDVPQDRPLFKKKFAAQNIAARKAAEAVGE; this is translated from the coding sequence ATGACCGACCTCGGCGCCCCGATGCGCGAACGCGACACGCTCGACTTTGGTTCGTCCGAAGGAGGGGCCTGCTCGAGCAAGGACACCATGCGCGAAGCGGCGCGCAAGGCGGGCAATAGCGACGTGCTGGATCGCTATGCCGCCGATTATCCGGTCGATCCCGCGCGCGGGCCGCACGACCAGCCGCAATCGATGTGCCCGGCCTTCGGGTCGCTCCGGGTGGGCCTTCGCATGCAGCGCACTGCGACGGTGCTCTCAGGTTCGGCCTGCTGTGTTTATGGCCTGACCTTCACTTCGCATTTCTACGGCGCGCGCCGCACGGTCGGCTACGTCCCGTTCAATTCAGAATCGCTTGTGACCGGCAAGCTGTTCGAGGACATCAAGGAAGCGGTCGAACAGCTCGCCGATCCTGCAAACTACGACACGATTGTCGTCACCAATCTGTGCGTTCCCACTGCCAGCGGCGTGCCCTTGCGGCTGCTGCCCAAGGCGATCAACGGAGTGCGCATTATCGGGATCGACGTACCTGGCTTCGGCATTCCAACCCATGCCGAAGCCAAGGACGTACTCGCTGGCGCTATGCTGCAATATGCGCGCAGTGAGGCCGAGCAGGGTCCTGTCGCCGCTCCGAAACAGCGCTCGGATCGACCGACAGTGACTCTGCTCGGAGAGATGTTCCCGGCCGATCCGGTTGGGCTTGCCCAATTGCTGGCACCACTTGGGCTGGCCGCGGGGCCAGTCGTGCCGACGCGCGAATGGCGTGAGCTTTACGGCGCGCTCGATTGTGCCGCGGTCGCCGCGATCCATCCCTTCTACACCGCCAGCGTGCGCGAATTCGAAGCGGCGGGCCGCAGTGTGGTCGGTTCCGCCCCGGTCGGGCGCGAAGGTACCGCTGCCTGGCTTGACGCCATTGGTGCCGCTTGCGGTGTGTCTCAGAAGCAGATCGACGCCGCGAAGAACGGCGCACTCCCGGCAATCGAAGCGGCATTGGCCGCAGCTCCGATCAAGGGGCGGGTGACTGTCTCGGGCTATGAAGGCTCCGAACTGCTGGTCGCGCGGCTGCTGATCGAAAGCGGGGCGGATGTCCCCTACGTCGGCACCGCCTGCCCGAAGACGCGCTGGTCCGATTCCGATCGCGAATGGCTCGAGGCACGCGGCGTGCGGGTGCAATATCGCGCTAGCCTGGAACAGGATATCGCTGCGGTCGACGAATACCGACCCGATCTGGCGGTCGGCACCACCCCGGTAGTGCAGCATGCAAAGCAGGCAGGCCTGCCCGCAATGTACTTCACCAACCTCATCTCGGCTCGTCCGCTGATGGGCGTAGCGGGTGCTGGCAGCCTGGCGCAGGTGATCAACGCTGCGATCGGCAACAAGGAACGGTTCGCCCGGATGACCGCCTTTTTCGAAGGGGTGGGCAAGGACATGAGCGCAGGCGTGTGGGAAGACGTCCCGCAGGATCGCCCGCTGTTCAAGAAAAAGTTTGCAGCGCAGAACATTGCGGCCCGCAAGGCGGCCGAGGCGGTGGGCGAATGA
- a CDS encoding chlorophyllide a reductase iron protein subunit X, with product MTMLDTEALRQEAAIEPDPVHTGEVTSETQVIAIYGKGGSGKSFALSNLSYMMAQQGKRVLLIGCDPKSDTTSLLFGGKSCPTIIETSSKKKLAGEEVRIEDVCFQRDGVFAMELGGPEVGRGCGGRGIIHGFELLEKLGFHEWGFDYVLLDFLGDVVCGGFGLPIARDMCQKVIVVGSNDLQSLYVANNVCHAVEYFRKMGGNVGVAGMIVNKDDGTGEAAAFAKAVDIPVLCAIPADEDIRRKSANYQIIGKPGGEWSGLFEQLAENVAKAPPRRPTPLDQDGLLGLFSPEDTGGDIQLVPATQADMRGGSFEPRPSLEVIYDEV from the coding sequence ATGACGATGCTTGATACCGAAGCCCTGCGGCAGGAGGCGGCGATCGAGCCCGATCCCGTGCACACAGGCGAAGTAACCAGCGAAACGCAGGTTATCGCGATTTATGGCAAGGGCGGGTCGGGCAAGAGCTTTGCCCTCTCCAACCTCAGCTACATGATGGCGCAGCAGGGCAAGCGCGTGCTGTTGATCGGCTGCGATCCGAAATCGGATACCACCAGCCTGCTGTTTGGCGGCAAGAGCTGCCCGACCATTATCGAAACCAGCTCCAAGAAGAAGCTGGCGGGCGAGGAAGTACGGATCGAAGATGTCTGCTTCCAGCGCGACGGGGTGTTCGCAATGGAACTGGGCGGTCCCGAAGTCGGCCGCGGCTGCGGCGGGCGCGGGATCATCCACGGCTTCGAACTGCTCGAAAAGCTCGGCTTCCACGAATGGGGTTTCGACTACGTCCTGCTCGATTTCCTGGGTGACGTTGTGTGCGGCGGCTTCGGCCTGCCGATCGCCCGCGACATGTGCCAGAAGGTGATCGTCGTCGGCTCGAACGATTTGCAATCGCTCTATGTCGCGAACAACGTCTGCCATGCGGTGGAATATTTCCGCAAGATGGGCGGCAATGTCGGCGTAGCCGGCATGATCGTGAACAAGGATGACGGCACCGGCGAAGCCGCCGCCTTCGCCAAGGCGGTCGATATTCCCGTGCTCTGCGCGATACCGGCGGACGAGGACATCCGCCGCAAATCAGCCAATTACCAGATTATCGGAAAGCCGGGCGGCGAATGGAGCGGGCTGTTTGAACAGCTTGCAGAAAATGTCGCCAAGGCGCCGCCGCGCCGGCCCACTCCCTTAGACCAGGATGGACTGCTTGGCCTCTTCTCCCCCGAAGACACCGGAGGCGATATCCAACTCGTCCCGGCGACCCAGGCCGATATGCGCGGCGGCTCGTTCGAACCGCGCCCGTCGCTCGAGGTGATCTATGACGAGGTGTAA
- a CDS encoding methyltransferase — MESSSSQKSSGAASGWKLRWIAWRNRVLADPRFQDWAARNWLTRRVARRKAREVFDLVAGFTYTQTLLAVLESGLLDRLGEGPCSLADAAAVAGLGEAATERLVKAAAALDLAEEVAPKVWMLGQRGAALSTQEGAKAMIRHHPLLYRDLADPLALLRQDRSAPTELSEFWRYAARADADAEAESAVTPYSQLMAASQAMVAREVLRAYRFGRHAALLDVGGGHGAFASAVAEHYPALRLGIFDLPGVVAGSAERLARQGVDQVELHGGDFFKDRLPQGYDCISLVRILHDHDDDAAQAILAATRKALPEGGRLLIAEPMAGIRGAEAMGDAYFGLYLWTMRSGRPRTRDELETMLRKAGFGRWQHLSPAQPLITSVTVAFA; from the coding sequence ATGGAGTCGTCAAGCTCTCAAAAATCCTCTGGAGCCGCCTCCGGATGGAAACTGCGCTGGATCGCCTGGCGCAATCGTGTGCTGGCCGATCCGCGCTTTCAGGACTGGGCCGCGCGCAACTGGCTGACCCGCCGCGTGGCGCGGCGCAAGGCACGTGAAGTGTTCGATCTGGTCGCAGGCTTTACCTACACGCAGACCCTGCTGGCAGTGCTGGAAAGCGGATTGCTCGATCGGCTGGGCGAGGGGCCGTGCAGCCTTGCGGACGCGGCGGCCGTTGCGGGCCTGGGCGAGGCAGCGACCGAGCGACTCGTCAAGGCGGCGGCCGCGCTCGATCTCGCCGAGGAAGTCGCGCCAAAGGTATGGATGCTGGGGCAGCGCGGCGCAGCGTTGAGCACCCAGGAAGGGGCGAAGGCGATGATTCGCCATCACCCGTTGCTTTATCGCGACCTGGCCGATCCGCTGGCGCTGCTGCGGCAGGACCGGTCAGCGCCGACCGAGCTGTCAGAATTCTGGCGCTATGCCGCGCGCGCGGACGCCGATGCGGAGGCCGAGTCGGCGGTCACGCCTTATTCGCAATTGATGGCGGCCTCACAGGCGATGGTCGCGCGCGAAGTGCTGCGCGCCTATCGCTTCGGCAGGCATGCGGCGCTGCTCGATGTCGGTGGCGGGCACGGGGCCTTCGCCAGCGCGGTTGCCGAGCACTACCCCGCATTGCGACTCGGCATCTTCGACCTGCCGGGTGTTGTTGCCGGTTCAGCCGAACGACTTGCGCGGCAGGGAGTGGATCAGGTCGAGCTCCACGGAGGCGATTTCTTCAAAGACCGATTGCCGCAAGGGTATGACTGCATCTCGCTCGTGCGCATCCTGCACGATCATGACGATGATGCTGCGCAGGCGATCCTGGCCGCGACTCGGAAGGCACTGCCTGAAGGCGGTCGGCTGCTGATTGCCGAGCCGATGGCTGGAATCCGCGGCGCCGAGGCGATGGGTGACGCCTATTTCGGCCTCTACCTGTGGACAATGCGCTCTGGCCGGCCGCGCACCCGCGACGAGCTGGAAACGATGCTGCGCAAGGCGGGATTCGGCCGTTGGCAGCACCTTTCGCCGGCTCAACCGCTGATCACAAGTGTCACTGTCGCTTTTGCCTGA
- the crtD gene encoding 1-hydroxycarotenoid 3,4-desaturase CrtD: MAGRVVVIGAGMGGLACAALLAARGCHVTVVEKDSWAGGKARTVEVDGAMIDGGPTVFTLRDVFDGIFRAAGAELDDYVSTSRASILARHAWDDQAQLDLYADPQRSEEGIGDFAGAAAAAGYRAFRADARRIYATLNDTMLRASKPAWPPALMWRIGLANIADLHAIHPYTSMWNALGSHFPDQRLRQLFARYSTYCGSSPFAAPATLMLIAHVEAMGVWLIDGGMSALAAALQKLGERHGAHYRFGEAVERVELTGGRASGVILANGERIAADAVITNADPAAIAAGRFGNHAARAVSAYPAGKRSLSAFVWYAHSKSTGFPLVRHNVFFSPDYPREFADIADGSLPSDPTVYVCAQDRGAVVGAPEPTGRERLQIIVNAPADGDTHAYTSEEIERCTTAMTRSLSRCGLELEEPFAHQLATPNTFERLWPSTGGAIYGRASHGWAASFLRQGTRTRIPALYCAGGSTHPGAGVPMAALSGQLAAATVLQDLASMRKSYPAAMAGGISMPSAQTEGTG; the protein is encoded by the coding sequence TTGGCCGGACGCGTGGTAGTGATCGGTGCCGGCATGGGCGGTCTCGCCTGTGCGGCGCTGCTTGCCGCGCGCGGATGCCACGTCACCGTGGTCGAGAAAGATAGCTGGGCAGGCGGCAAGGCACGCACCGTCGAGGTCGATGGCGCGATGATCGACGGCGGGCCGACCGTCTTCACCCTGCGCGATGTGTTCGATGGCATTTTCCGAGCAGCGGGCGCAGAACTGGACGATTACGTGTCGACCAGCCGAGCCTCGATCCTGGCGCGGCATGCGTGGGACGATCAAGCTCAACTTGATCTCTACGCTGACCCACAGCGCAGCGAGGAAGGGATCGGCGATTTTGCCGGAGCGGCTGCAGCAGCGGGTTACCGCGCATTCAGGGCCGATGCCCGGCGGATCTATGCGACGCTCAATGACACGATGCTGCGCGCCAGCAAGCCCGCCTGGCCGCCCGCGCTGATGTGGCGGATCGGCCTCGCCAATATCGCTGACCTGCACGCCATCCACCCCTACACATCGATGTGGAATGCGCTGGGCAGCCATTTCCCGGACCAGCGGCTGCGCCAGCTGTTCGCGCGCTATTCGACCTATTGCGGTTCATCGCCCTTTGCCGCGCCCGCTACGCTGATGCTGATCGCCCATGTCGAGGCGATGGGCGTGTGGCTGATCGATGGCGGGATGAGCGCGCTGGCCGCTGCGCTGCAAAAGCTGGGTGAGCGCCATGGTGCGCACTACCGCTTCGGCGAGGCGGTTGAACGGGTCGAGCTAACGGGCGGGCGCGCCAGCGGCGTGATACTCGCAAATGGCGAGCGGATTGCTGCCGATGCCGTGATCACCAATGCCGATCCGGCAGCGATTGCCGCTGGCCGGTTCGGCAATCACGCCGCCCGCGCGGTCAGCGCCTACCCGGCTGGCAAGCGCTCGCTCTCCGCCTTCGTCTGGTATGCGCACAGCAAATCGACGGGCTTTCCGCTGGTGCGGCACAATGTCTTCTTCTCGCCGGATTATCCGCGCGAGTTCGCCGACATCGCTGACGGCTCCCTGCCGTCTGACCCGACTGTCTATGTCTGCGCGCAGGATCGCGGCGCCGTGGTTGGTGCCCCCGAACCAACAGGCCGCGAACGGCTACAGATCATCGTCAATGCGCCAGCCGATGGCGACACCCATGCCTATACTTCCGAGGAGATCGAGCGATGCACCACCGCCATGACGCGCAGCCTCAGCCGCTGCGGACTGGAACTGGAGGAACCCTTCGCGCACCAGCTGGCGACGCCGAATACATTCGAGAGGCTCTGGCCCTCGACCGGCGGAGCGATCTATGGACGGGCCTCGCACGGATGGGCGGCGTCCTTCCTCCGCCAGGGCACACGCACGCGGATCCCTGCGCTCTATTGCGCGGGCGGCAGTACCCATCCCGGGGCGGGCGTGCCGATGGCGGCCTTGTCCGGACAGCTGGCAGCCGCGACGGTGCTGCAAGACCTTGCTTCGATGCGGAAATCCTACCCGGCGGCTATGGCTGGTGGTATATCGATGCCCTCAGCGCAGACCGAAGGCACGGGCTGA
- the bchO gene encoding alpha/beta fold hydrolase BchO — MSGALRWDVEGRDWPHRGASRFVEADGLTWHVQQMGEGPPILLLHGTGASSHSWHRVTPLLAQNVTVIVPDLPLHGFTGGDPVSHRASLPAMARAVAALVVALGVEPTALVGHSAGAAIALQMALDGVVDRRTPVVGFNPALTPFPGAAAQIFPGMAKLLLLNPFVPKVFSGVSRLAGDPSRFLERSTGSRTDPVSLRCYARLFASSHHTRGALAMMAHWDLEAFSRRLGDVANPVLLVHARGDTAVPLGSVEAAAARIPGARLELMGNLGHLAHEEAPDQAAALIESIAQPISAGE, encoded by the coding sequence ATGAGCGGCGCCCTGCGCTGGGACGTCGAAGGGCGTGACTGGCCGCATCGCGGGGCCAGCCGCTTTGTCGAAGCTGATGGCCTCACCTGGCATGTGCAGCAGATGGGGGAGGGGCCGCCAATACTGCTGCTCCACGGCACCGGCGCATCGAGCCACAGCTGGCATCGGGTGACACCGCTTCTTGCCCAGAACGTCACGGTGATTGTGCCCGACCTGCCGCTGCATGGTTTCACCGGGGGCGACCCGGTGAGCCATCGCGCCAGCCTGCCCGCAATGGCGCGGGCCGTGGCGGCGCTTGTGGTCGCGCTTGGTGTGGAGCCGACTGCCTTGGTAGGCCATTCCGCCGGCGCGGCGATCGCGCTGCAGATGGCCCTTGATGGCGTGGTCGATCGGCGCACGCCAGTGGTCGGCTTCAACCCCGCGCTAACCCCCTTTCCCGGGGCGGCGGCGCAGATCTTCCCGGGCATGGCCAAGCTGTTGTTGCTTAATCCCTTTGTGCCGAAAGTCTTCTCCGGCGTGTCGCGCCTGGCGGGCGATCCTTCGCGTTTCCTTGAGCGTTCGACCGGTTCGCGCACCGATCCGGTCTCGCTGCGCTGCTATGCCCGGCTGTTTGCCAGTTCGCATCACACGCGCGGCGCGCTGGCGATGATGGCGCATTGGGACCTTGAGGCATTCTCGCGGCGGCTCGGCGATGTCGCCAATCCGGTGCTGCTGGTCCATGCCCGCGGTGACACCGCTGTGCCGCTCGGTTCGGTCGAAGCGGCAGCAGCGCGCATCCCGGGTGCGCGGCTGGAACTGATGGGAAATCTGGGCCATCTTGCGCATGAAGAGGCGCCAGATCAGGCCGCGGCGTTGATTGAATCAATTGCGCAGCCGATTTCAGCGGGAGAATGA
- a CDS encoding magnesium chelatase subunit D encodes MSIGAPAPEPAFDPLADALLAARLLAIAPTSLGGICLRGGGPARDLVLERLRAALPESAPWRRLPANADDEGLLGGIDVAASLAEGRAVQRCGLLSEAQGGVVLVPMAERMREATAGRLAQAMDDGAIALVLLDDGREPDDRPAAALRDRVAFECDLSRVASIDVADTADTKPFSISQVAGLDDEQLAALAAVSAALGIDSVRPLLFALATARAHAALNRRKKVRQEDLAAAVRLVLSPRATQLPEAPADDDAPPPPDQGEDSSDGEKQSSGEMPPDEMLVEAALAAIPPDVLAQIAAGKMRRSAQGGGGGKRSMSKLRGKPLGARPGIPRGGARLALIDSLRAAAPWQPLRRHERGESAMTALHIEKDDLRIRRFEERAGSVTIFCVDASGSAAIARLAEAKGAVERILAQAYVKRSEVALIAFRGEGAEVLLPPTRSLTRARRALSELPGGGGTPLASGLQLGLQMALAVASRGRTPFVVCLTDGSANIAADGAPGRTQAKEDALAAARGFALRGIEGIVIDISPRPRPEAAELAKAMQARYLPLPLADAAALERAVSAAQPAPQFAR; translated from the coding sequence ATGAGCATCGGCGCGCCTGCGCCGGAGCCTGCTTTCGACCCACTGGCCGATGCGCTGCTGGCGGCGCGCCTGCTGGCAATTGCACCTACCAGCCTTGGCGGGATTTGCCTGCGCGGCGGCGGCCCGGCGCGCGACCTGGTGCTGGAGCGCCTTCGCGCTGCCTTGCCTGAAAGCGCTCCTTGGCGGCGACTTCCGGCCAATGCCGATGACGAGGGACTGCTCGGCGGGATCGACGTCGCTGCCAGCCTAGCCGAAGGCCGCGCGGTGCAGCGCTGCGGACTATTGAGCGAAGCGCAGGGCGGCGTGGTGCTGGTGCCGATGGCCGAGCGCATGCGCGAAGCAACCGCCGGGCGGCTGGCGCAGGCGATGGACGATGGCGCAATTGCCCTGGTGCTGCTGGATGACGGGCGCGAGCCTGATGACCGGCCTGCGGCGGCACTGCGCGATCGGGTGGCGTTCGAGTGTGACCTTTCGCGTGTGGCATCGATCGACGTTGCAGATACTGCCGATACGAAGCCGTTTTCGATCAGCCAGGTGGCAGGGCTGGATGACGAGCAGCTTGCCGCGCTCGCTGCCGTTTCGGCCGCGCTGGGGATCGACTCGGTGCGTCCATTGCTGTTTGCGCTGGCCACGGCACGGGCGCATGCCGCGCTCAACCGGCGCAAGAAGGTGCGGCAAGAGGATCTGGCTGCTGCGGTTCGGCTGGTGCTCAGCCCCCGTGCCACCCAGCTGCCCGAAGCGCCCGCAGACGACGATGCACCCCCTCCGCCCGATCAGGGCGAGGATTCGTCCGATGGCGAGAAACAAAGCTCAGGCGAAATGCCGCCGGACGAAATGCTGGTCGAAGCCGCGCTCGCCGCGATCCCGCCCGATGTGCTGGCTCAGATTGCCGCGGGCAAGATGCGGAGGAGTGCGCAAGGCGGAGGCGGCGGCAAGCGCAGCATGTCGAAGCTGCGCGGCAAGCCGCTCGGCGCGCGGCCCGGCATCCCGCGTGGCGGGGCGCGGCTGGCGCTGATCGACAGCCTGCGCGCGGCGGCGCCATGGCAGCCGCTGCGGCGGCACGAACGCGGCGAAAGTGCGATGACCGCGCTCCATATCGAGAAAGACGATCTGCGCATCCGCCGGTTTGAGGAACGCGCGGGTTCGGTGACGATCTTCTGCGTCGATGCTTCAGGCTCTGCGGCGATCGCGCGGCTGGCCGAGGCCAAGGGCGCGGTCGAGCGCATCCTGGCGCAGGCCTATGTCAAACGTAGCGAAGTGGCGCTGATCGCCTTTCGCGGCGAAGGGGCGGAAGTGCTGCTGCCCCCGACCCGCTCGCTAACTCGCGCGCGGCGTGCCTTGTCGGAACTGCCGGGCGGGGGCGGCACACCGCTGGCCTCCGGGTTGCAGCTCGGCTTGCAGATGGCGTTGGCGGTGGCGTCGCGCGGGCGCACACCCTTTGTGGTTTGCCTGACCGATGGCAGCGCCAATATCGCCGCAGATGGCGCGCCTGGGCGGACGCAGGCAAAGGAAGATGCGCTGGCGGCCGCGCGCGGGTTTGCCCTGCGCGGGATCGAGGGGATCGTGATCGACATCTCGCCGCGTCCGCGCCCCGAAGCGGCGGAGCTCGCCAAGGCGATGCAGGCGCGCTACCTGCCGCTGCCCCTGGCCGATGCCGCCGCGCTTGAGCGGGCGGTGAGCGCGGCCCAGCCTGCGCCGCAATTCGCACGATGA